One Camelina sativa cultivar DH55 chromosome 3, Cs, whole genome shotgun sequence genomic window carries:
- the LOC104777793 gene encoding uncharacterized protein LOC104777793, translating into IVFFKNHSSLIFFSSRTRSLLLRRMEAEEEEDRAGKQISVLSSKRSKTANANVAVTASSEVAFNVCCLCVYCPLCVLWCCIKQPCTIGWRAILNAKRRLSGCSGCGRSFSRRVLAADYSSFSDIDSDDVNCKAHHNCSKRNW; encoded by the coding sequence aTCGTCTTCTTTAAAAATCATtcatctttaatctttttttcttcaagaaCACGATCTCTCCTCCTTAGACGAatggaagcagaagaagaagaagaccgaGCAGGAAAACAAATCTCTGTTTTGTCTTCAAAACGATCCAAAACGGCAAACGCAAACGTAGCTGTCACGGCTTCGTCGGAGGTGGCGTTTAACGTTTGTTGCTTATGTGTTTATTGTCCTCTTTGCGTTCTTTGGTGCTGCATCAAACAGCCTTGTACGATTGGATGGAGAGCAATCCTAAACGCCAAACGCAGATTAAGCGGTTGCAGCGGCTGCGGTAGAAGCTTTAGCAGGAGGGTTTTGGCCGCCGATTATTCGTCCTTTTCGGATATTGATTCCGATGATGTGAATTGCAAAGCTCATCATAATTGCTCAAAACGTAACTGGTGA
- the LOC104777794 gene encoding non-specific lipid-transfer protein 2-like has product MVKVMSVSVLALAAAILLVTVAKIPVTEGVTCSPMELTPCAAAMTSSSPPSQACCAKLREQKPCLCGYLRNPSLRQYINSPNARKVTSSCQIATPNC; this is encoded by the coding sequence atggtgAAGGTGATGTCGGTTTCCGTTTTAGCTCTCGCAGCGGCGATTCTCCTGGTGACTGTGGCCAAAATCCCGGTGACAGAAGGGGTAACTTGCTCGCCGATGGAGCTGACTCCATGTGCGGCGGCGATGACGTCATCTTCGCCACCGTCACAAGCATGCTGCGCTAAGCTGAGAGAGCAGAAGCCATGCCTTTGCGGGTACTTGAGGAACCCTAGCCTCCGCCAGTACATTAACTCTCCTAACGCAAGGAAAGTCACCAGCAGTTGCCAGATTGCTACCCCAAACTGTTAA
- the LOC104777795 gene encoding AP-3 complex subunit delta-like, which produces MSSSSTSIMDNLFQRSLEDLIKGFRLQLLGESNFISRALEEIRREIKVTDLSTKSTALHKLSYLAALHGVDMSWAAFHAVEVVSSPRFQHKRIGYQAITQSFHEQTSVLLLITNQVRKDLNSANEYEVSLALECLSRIGTHDLARDLTPEVFTLLGSSKAFVKKKAIGVVLRVFEKYPDAVKVCFKRLVENLESSDPQILSAVVGVFCELATRDPGSCLPLAPELYKVLVDSRNNWVLIKVLKIFAKLASIEPRLGKKVAEPICEHMRRTVAKSLVFECIRTVVSSLSDHEAAVKLAVAKIREFLVEDDPNLKYLGLNALSIVAPKHLWAVLENKEAVVKALSDEDPNVKLEALHLLMSMVNEDNVSEISRILMNYALKSDPLFCNEIIFSVLSACSRNAYEIIVDFDWYVSLLGEMARIPHCQRGEEIEHQLIDIGMRVRDARPQLVRVSWALLIDPALLGNLFLHPILSASAWVSGEYVEFCKNPYETVEALLQPRTGLLPPSIRAVYIHSAFKVLVFCLRSYFSAEESTLSFSAQEFSSASSSMNAFTYESILNLVNVIELGLGPLSGTHDVEVQERAKNVLGYIGMIKQELAEKLNLQDNETEVFRVTAFMEDVFSEELGPVSATAQEKVCVPGGLELKENLGDLEEICGEFLKPVESDSVSDTDKISFSVSKLRIRDQQEASSSSSPPHEASSLLAEHRKRHGMYYLPSQKDDPDNNGTPNDYPLANELANEISPDPFNPKKKPNQSKQRPVVVKLEEGDESRNPPQAKLDIETVNDDEYLSRAIQSALLVKNKGKEKDKHETNLNSGQHEKDESSRIEDQQNSEKKKKKKKKKKNGERSSKHKSRGRNVVASASEQVIIPDYLL; this is translated from the coding sequence ATGTCGTCGTCTTCCACTTCTATAATGGACAACTTGTTCCAACGGAGTCTCGAGGATCTGATCAAAGGCTTTCGTCTCCAGCTTCTCGGTGAATCCAATTTCATTTCCAGAGCTCTAGAAGAGATCCGCCGCGAGATCAAAGTCACAGATCTCTCAACTAAATCAACCGCTCTTCACAAGCTCTCTTACCTCGCCGCACTTCACGGCGTAGATATGTCTTGGGCGGCGTTTCACGCCGTCGAAGTTGTTTCCTCTCCACGGTTCCAACACAAGAGGATCGGTTACCAAGCAATCACTCAATCGTTCCATGAACAGACCTCGGTTCTGCTTCTGATTACTAACCAGGTTCGAAAGGATTTGAATAGTGCTAATGAATACGAAGTAAGTCTAGCTTTGGAATGTTTGTCTAGGATTGGAACTCATGACTTAGCTAGAGATTTGACTCCTGAAGTGTTTACACTCTTGGGCAGTAGTAAAGCTTTCGTTAAGAAGAAAGCAATTGGTGTGGTTTTGAGGGTGTTCGAGAAGTATCCTGATGCTGTTAAGGTATGTTTTAAGCGTCTTGTAGAGAATCTTGAAAGCTCTGATCCGCAGATTCTGTCTGCTGTTGTTGGAGTGTTCTGTGAGCTTGCCACACGAGATCCTGGATCATGTCTTCCTTTAGCTCCTGAGTTATATAAAGTATTGGTTGATTCAAGGAACAATTGGGTTCTGATTAAGGTTCTTAAGATATTTGCTAAGTTGGCCTCCATTGAGCCGAGATTGGGTAAGAAAGTGGCTGAGCCGATCTGTGAACATATGAGGAGGACTGTGGCAAAGTCTCTGGTGTTTGAGTGTATTAGAACTGTGGTGAGTAGCTTGAGTGATCACGAAGCAGCTGTGAAACTTGCGGTTGCAAAGATCCGGGAGTTTCTGGTGGAAGATGATCCGAATCTCAAGTATCTCGGTCTTAATGCCTTGTCGATTGTTGCTCCGAAGCATTTGTGGGCAGTTTTGGAGAACAAAGAAGCTGTTGTCAAGGCTCTGAGCGATGAGGATCCAAATGTGAAACTTGAGGCATTGCATCTCTTAATGTCGATGGTGAATGAAGATAATGTGTCAGAAATCTCCAGGATTCTTATGAATTATGCACTCAAATCAGACCCGTTGTTCTGCAACGAGATTATATTTTCTGTCTTATCAGCATGCTCCAGGAATGCATATGAGATCATAGTTGACTTTGATTGGTATGTGTCTCTTCTTGGTGAGATGGCTAGAATCCCACATTGTCAAAGAGGGGAAGAGATTGAGCATCAGTTGATCGATATCGGTATGAGGGTTAGAGATGCTAGACCGCAGCTGGTCCGTGTTTCTTGGGCACTTCTCATTGATCCTGCATTGCTCGGAAACTTGTTCTTGCACCCGATATTATCTGCATCTGCGTGGGTTTCAGGAGAATACGTTGAGTTCTGTAAGAATCCATATGAAACTGTGGAGGCACTTCTGCAACCACGCACTGGTCTCTTGCCCCCCTCCATAAGAGCTGTCTACATACATTCAGCTTTCAAAGTTCTTGTCTTCTGTCTCAGGTCTTACTTCTCGGCCGAGGAATCCACTTTGTCATTCTCGGCTCAGGAGTTTAGTTCTGCCTCTTCATCCATGAATGCTTTCACATATGAATCTATATTGAATCTGGTGAATGTGATTGAGCTTGGTTTGGGGCCGTTATCTGGAACCCATGATGTGGAAGTGCAGGAGAGAGCTAAGAATGTTTTAGGATACATTGGTATGATAAAGCAAGAACTAGCTGAGAAACTAAACCTTCAAGACAATGAAACAGAAGTTTTTAGAGTCACGGCATTCATGGAAGATGTGTTCTCAGAAGAGCTAGGTCCTGTTTCTGCAACTGCACAAGAAAAGGTTTGTGTACCGGGTGGGTTAGAGCTGAAAGAGAATCTCGGGGATCTAGAAGAGATCTGTGGGGAATTTCTTAAACCCGTGGAATCGGATTCGGTTTCAGACACGGACAAGATCAGCTTCTCTGTCTCCAAACTCAGAATCAGAGATCAACAGGAAGCctcctcatcttcatctcccCCACATGAAGCTTCATCTCTGCTTGCTGAACACCGCAAACGCCATGGCATGTATTATCTTCCTTCGCAAAAGGACGATCCAGATAACAACGGCACACCGAACGATTATCCTCTGGCAAATGAATTAGCAAACGAGATATCCCCGGATCCATTTAACCCCAAGAAGAAACCGAATCAATCTAAACAGAGGCCTGTAGTAGTGAAACTAGAGGAGGGAGATGAATCAAGGAACCCTCCTCAAGCAAAATTAGATATAGAGACAGTTAATGATGATGAATATTTGTCCCGAGCAATCCAAAGCGCTCTTCTTGTAAAGAAcaagggaaaagagaaagacaagCATGAGACAAATCTGAATTCGGGACAACATGAAAAAGATGAGAGCTCGAGAATAGAAGATCAGCAGAActcagaaaagaagaagaagaagaagaaaaagaagaagaatggggAAAGAAGTAGTAAGCATAAATCGCGAGGGCGAAATGTAGTAGCTTCTGCTTCAGAACAAGTTATCATCCCAGATTATCTATTGTGA
- the LOC104777796 gene encoding uncharacterized protein LOC104777796, which yields MEPPPERSKRLHNFPLPHLRWGQQRYLRCVNLPSSSNSPHHQPSPSSSSPDHAPRSGAKNGEVVAAARPWNLRTRRAACSEPPGGDESPAIDSSLRRNNEIGVKRSTISSENDDEKLKFSIPLTREEIEQDFSIAFGKKPSRRPKKRPRLVQKKLNTIFPGLWLNEEVTIDLYNGTGGAQDT from the exons atggagcCTCCTCCTGAAAGATCCAAACGTCTTCACAACTTCCCTTTACCTCATCTTCGTTGGGGTCAACAGAGATACCTCAGATGCGTCAAtctaccatcatcatcaaattcacCACACCACCaaccatctccttcttcttcgtctcccgACCACGCACCCAGATCCGGAGCGAAGAACGGTGAGGTAGTTGCGGCGGCTAGGCCGTGGAATCTGAGGACGAGGAGAGCTGCGTGTAGTGAACCACCTGGAGGAGACGAATCGCCGGCGATTGATTCTTCTCTTCGTAGGAATAATGAAATTGGGGTGAAGAGAAGCACCATCTCTTCCGAGAATGATGATGAGAAATTGAAATTCTCAATTCCTTTGACGAGAGAAGAGATTGAACAAGACTTCTCCATTGCCTTTGGGAAAAAACCTTCCAGGAGACCTAAGAAGAGACCTAGGCTTGTTCAGAAGAAATTGAAT aCGATTTTTCCAGGATTGTGGTTGAATGAAGAAGTAACAATTGATTTATACAATGGAACTGGAGGAGCTCAGGATACGTGA
- the LOC104777797 gene encoding uncharacterized protein LOC104777797 isoform X1, which produces MICTDSSHQRISFSSDLGQSEIAPPPVVEPSGLIRRDETLLDSSNPDFEFHISNNFDPGDSSPADEIFADGMILPFHVTAASTVPKRLYKYELPPITSSLSPSPPLPQPLPTKHSEKETNGRASGANSDSEAEKSSKSFWSFKRSSSLNCDIKKSLICSFPRLTRSNSTGSVTNSKRAMLRDVKNHRPSSRSSCCNAYQFRPQKHAGKKGEGGGSFSVIPVLNGPSTFGLGSILSHSKDKTKKKKKNKK; this is translated from the coding sequence ATGATCTGCACGGATTCAAGTCACCAGCGGATTTCGTTCTCAAGTGATCTTGGCCAATCCGAGATAGCACCACCACCCGTAGTAGAACCATCCGGCCTGATCAGAAGAGACGAAACTCTTCTAGATTCATCAAACCCAGACTTTGAGTTCCATATCTCAAACAACTTTGATCCAGGAGACTCCTCACCAGCGGATGAGATCTTTGCAGACGGCATGATCCTTCCTTTCCATGTAACCGCAGCTTCCACTGTACCAAAACGTCTCTACAAGTATGAACTCCCTCCCATTACCTCCTCCCTTTCTCCATCCCCTCCCCTGCCACAACCGTTACCCACAAAACACAGCGAGAAGGAAACCAACGGGCGAGCGAGCGGAGCAAACTCTGACTCAGAAGCAGAGAAGTCATCAAAGTCGTTTTGGAGTTTCAAGAGAAGCTCGAGCCTCAACTGCGACATAAAGAAGAGTCTGATCTGTTCGTTTCCTCGGCTCACTAGAAGCAACTCTACGGGTTCGGTTACTAATTCTAAGAGAGCAATGCTGAGAGATGTTAAAAACCATAGGCCTTCTTCTCGGTCCTCTTGCTGCAATGCGTATCAGTTCAGACCGCAAAAGCACGCAGGAAAGAAAGGTGAAGGAGGAGGAAGCTTTTCTGTTATTCCAGTCCTTAACGGTCCATCAACATTTGGTTTAGGATCGATCTTAAGCCATTCGAAAGataagacgaagaagaagaagaagaacaagaagtaG
- the LOC104777797 gene encoding uncharacterized protein LOC104777797 isoform X2 yields MILPFHVTAASTVPKRLYKYELPPITSSLSPSPPLPQPLPTKHSEKETNGRASGANSDSEAEKSSKSFWSFKRSSSLNCDIKKSLICSFPRLTRSNSTGSVTNSKRAMLRDVKNHRPSSRSSCCNAYQFRPQKHAGKKGEGGGSFSVIPVLNGPSTFGLGSILSHSKDKTKKKKKNKK; encoded by the coding sequence ATGATCCTTCCTTTCCATGTAACCGCAGCTTCCACTGTACCAAAACGTCTCTACAAGTATGAACTCCCTCCCATTACCTCCTCCCTTTCTCCATCCCCTCCCCTGCCACAACCGTTACCCACAAAACACAGCGAGAAGGAAACCAACGGGCGAGCGAGCGGAGCAAACTCTGACTCAGAAGCAGAGAAGTCATCAAAGTCGTTTTGGAGTTTCAAGAGAAGCTCGAGCCTCAACTGCGACATAAAGAAGAGTCTGATCTGTTCGTTTCCTCGGCTCACTAGAAGCAACTCTACGGGTTCGGTTACTAATTCTAAGAGAGCAATGCTGAGAGATGTTAAAAACCATAGGCCTTCTTCTCGGTCCTCTTGCTGCAATGCGTATCAGTTCAGACCGCAAAAGCACGCAGGAAAGAAAGGTGAAGGAGGAGGAAGCTTTTCTGTTATTCCAGTCCTTAACGGTCCATCAACATTTGGTTTAGGATCGATCTTAAGCCATTCGAAAGataagacgaagaagaagaagaagaacaagaagtaG
- the LOC104777799 gene encoding AMSH-like ubiquitin thioesterase 1, producing MGSSSSEAIDISTSARRIGVDNRISLRFYFRIADNILKQANIFRAEKNVIDLYVMLLRFSSLALETIPSHRDYRSSLKSNKEYLRMRLLDVLTELEKLKPVVQQRIDELNPKLMPRYNVQAHPANGSLGWSSAVKPSLNSYDHTKVRNPPGHNFGYMGSRGQQFLNAAPLDERFRKMSVNFRPNEETLSKHSILGPGGLGGQWQPPINVTKVQYPSNIDFSPVEIPSFQQFVDSKPMIRNDSNDEPERPIVESSATSSENIQKNYTEELSSMISFEEPESVNDNNLIRQPSPPPVLAEVQDLVPALCPEVKEPECKIENSLPDESLRSESPLELHIATTMMDTFMRLAKSNTKKNLETCGILAGSLKNRKFYITALIIPKQESTSDSCQATNEEEIFEVQDKQSLFPLGWIHTHPTQSCFMSSIDVHTHYSYQIMLPEAVAIVMAPQDSSRNHGIFRLTTPGGMTVIRNCDQRGFHAHSSPADGGPIYNTCKDVYMNPNLKFDVIDLR from the exons ATGGGGTCGTCGTCTTCTGAGGCCATCGATATATCTACTAGTGCTCGGAGAATAGGCGTAGATAATCGTATCTCTCTCCGATTTTACTTCAGGATCGCAGATAATATCCTCAAACAG GCCAATATATTTCGGGCAGAGAAGAAtgttattgatttatatgtCATGCTTCTGCGGTTTTCGAG CTTGGCTCTCGAGACTATACCGTCCCATCGAGATTACAGATCATCTCTAAAAAGCAACAAAGAGTATTTAAGAATG AGACTACTGGATGTCTTGACGGAGCTGGAGAAGTTGAAACCAGTTGTACAGCAAAGGATCGATGAACTGAATCCCAAGCTCATGCCTCGATATAATGTGCAAGCTCATCCAGCAAATGGTTCCTTAGGCTGGTCTTCGGCCGTAAAACCATCCTTAAATAGCTATGATCATACAAAG GTAAGAAATCCTCCTGGACATAATTTTGGCTACATGGGTTCCAGGGGTCAACAATTCTTGAACGCTGCACCACTCGATGAGCGTTTCCGAAAGAT GTCAGTGAACTTCCGACCAAATGAAGAAACCCTTTCCAAGCATTCTATCTTGGGTCCAGGTGGACTTGGTGGACAGTGGCAGCCACCAATTAATGTTACAAAG GTTCAATATCCAAGCAATATAGATTTTTCGCCAGTTGAAATCCCAAG CTTCCAACAATTTGTAGATAGCAAACCAATGATAAGGAATGACAGTAATGATGAACCTGAAAGACCAATCGTGGAATCAAGTGCTACATCTAGTGAAAATATCCAGAAAAATTACACTGAAGAGCTTTCTTCCATGATTTCTTTTGAAGAACCAGAAAGTGTAAATGATAACAATCTCATTAGGCAACCTTCACCACCTCCAGTGCTTGCAGAAGTTCAAGACTTGGTTCCTGCTTTATGTCCTGAAGTTAAAGAACCCGAATGCAAGATAGAAAACTCTCTGCCAGATGAGTCTCTACGGTCGGAGTCTCCTCTTGAACTACATATT GCAACAACAATGATGGATACCTTCATGAGGCTTGCCAAGTCAAACACTAAAAAGAATTTAGAGACGTGTGGTATTCTTGCTGGCTCACTG aaaaacagaaaattttacATTACAGCTCTCATCATACCAAAGCAGGAATCAACATCTGACTCG TGTCAAGCCACAAACGAAGAGGAGATATTTGAAGTACAGGACAAGCAATCCCTTTTCCCACTTGGATGGATTCAT ACGCATCCGACACAGTCTTGTTTCATGTCATCCATTGATGTTCACACACACTATTCCTACCAG ATTATGTTGCCGGAAGCTGTGGCAATTGTTATGGCGCCACAAGACTCTTCAAG GAATCACGGAATATTCCGGCTGACAACGCCGGGAGGAATGACGGTGATAAGAAATTGTGACCAGCGTGGGTTTCACGCGCATAGTTCACCGGCAGACGGAGGACCAATTTACAATACGTGTAAGGATGTTTACATGAACCCTAATCTCAAGTTTGATGTCATTGATCTCCGATAG